Proteins encoded together in one Bos indicus isolate NIAB-ARS_2022 breed Sahiwal x Tharparkar chromosome 25, NIAB-ARS_B.indTharparkar_mat_pri_1.0, whole genome shotgun sequence window:
- the ZNF713 gene encoding zinc finger protein 713, translating to MPSQDAVLSQEGNTEKEMNVGSQTVMSQESLTFQDVAVDFTREEWDQLYPAQKNLYRDVMLENYRNLVALGHQLYKPEVITQLEQEEQWMMGRVSPPDTHPDGENRPEIKKSNHNMSDENQTHDMIMERLTGDSFWYSILGGLWEFDYQLEFNQENQQRYLGQVSFTHKKITQERGLECSRFGENYNLNSNLLMQQRIPSMKIPLNSDTQGNSIKRNSDLIYYQGNYVRENPYEYNECGKIFNQHLLLTSHIHTEGKHSECRKAFSQNSSLTQPQMVLTGEKPYKCDECGKRFSQRIHLIQHQRIHTGEKPFICNECGKAFRQHSSFTQHLRIHTGEKPYKCNQCGKAFSRITSLTEHHRLHTGEKPYECSFCGKAFSQRTHLNQHERTHTGEKPYKCNECEKAFSQSAHLNQHRKIHTREKLCEYNKCEKTLSHSPSLTPQHITQNF from the exons atGCCCTCTCAGGATGCTGTACTTTCTCAAGAaggaaacacagagaaggaaatgaatgttGGATCACAGACAGTCATGTCTCAG GAATCACTGACATTCCAGGACGTGGCTGTGGACTTCACCAGAGAAGAGTGGGACCAGCTGTACCCTGCTCAGAAGAACCTCTACCGAGATGTGATGCTGGAAAACTATAGGAATCTGGTTGCACTGG GGCATCAACTGTATAAGCCAGAGGTGATCACTCAGTTGGAGCAGGAGGAGCAGTGGATGATGGGAAGAGTCAGCCCACCAGACACTCATCCAG ATGGGGAGAATAGaccagaaattaaaaaatcaaaccaTAATATGTCTGATGAAAATCAAACCCATGACATGATAATGGAGAGACTAACAGGAGACAGTTTCTGGTACTCCATcttaggtggactctgggagtttgaTTACCAGTTAGAATTCAACCAAGAAAACCAGCAGAGATACTTAGGACAAGTATCTTTTACCCACAAAAAGATCACACAGGAGAGAGGCCTTGAATGTAGTAGATTTGGGGAAAACTATAATCTGAACTCAAACCTTCTTATGCAACAGAGAATTCCTTCAATGAAAATACCCCTTAATTCTGACACACAAGGAAATAGCATCAAACGTAATTCAGATCTGATTTACTATCAGGGAAACTATGTAAGAGAGAATCCTTATGAATATAATGAGTGTGGAAAAATCTTCAATCAACATCTTCTTCTTACCAGTCATATTCATACTGAAGGGAAACACAGTGAATGCAGGAAGGCCTTCAGCCAGAACTCATCTCTTACTCAACCTCAGATGGTCCTcacaggagagaaaccctataaGTGTGATGAATGTGGGAAAAGATTCAGCCAGAGAATACACCTTAttcaacatcagagaattcacacgGGAGAAAAACCTTTTATATgcaatgaatgtgggaaagccttccgTCAACATTCATCCTTTACTCAGCATctgagaattcatactggagagaagccctatAAATGTAATCAGTGTGGTAAAGCCTTTAGCCGGATCACATCCCTTACTGAACATCATAGActtcacactggagaaaaacctTATGAATGTAGTTTttgtgggaaagccttcagccAGAGGACACATCTTAATCAGCATGAGAGaactcacacaggagagaaaccttataaatgtaatgaatgtgaAAAAGCCTTCAGCCAGAGTGCACACCTTAATCAACATAGGAAAATCCACACTCGGGAGAAATTGTGTGAGTATAATAAATGTGAGAAAACCTTAAGCCACAGTCCTTCCCTTACTCCACAGCACATAACTCAGAATTTTTAG